The sequence below is a genomic window from Synechococcus sp. PCC 7335.
ACCCTGACCCCGGGCAATACGGACGACCGTGAGCCCGCCTTTGACTTACTTACTGGACTATGGGGAAAAGTCTGCGCAGACAAAGGCTATGTATCGAAGCAGCTGGCCAAGCAACTACTCGACGCGTTCAACATCGAGTTCTTTGCTAAGCCTCGGCGCAACATGAAGAACCAGCTAGTGCGGCTAACTGACAAGCTACTCTCGCGCAAACGTTCCATCATCGAAACGATTATCGACCAACTGAAGAACATTTCGCAGATAGAGCATTCTCGTCACCGTAGTCCGGTCAACTGCTGGGTCAACATCCTCTGTGGACTGATTGCTTATTGCCACCAACCGAAGAAGCCTTCTCTCCATATGGAATGGGAACTTCCCCCTGCTGCTTAACCCGAACTGACGTTAATTAGGTAGGGCTGATTAAAGATGCAGCAGTTATGTATTGAGCACTCACTCAAGTACTAACCTATGTATCCTATGTATTGATCATGTGCTTGAGATACTGCCGGGCGCCCAATCCAGAAAGATGGTTTTGTTTGTCATTCACCATCAGCGCTAACTGTTGGCGATAGTCGAGGATTTTTGCTTGAAGCGTCTGGTCATGGGCCGCTAGCATCTGCACAGCAAGCAAACCCGCATTTTTAGCGTTGCCGATAGCTACCGTAGCTACTGGAATACCCCGAGGCATCTGGACAATAGAATAAAGTGAGTCTACCCCTGAGAGAGTGCTGGTTTTGACTGGAACACCAATAACGGGTAGCGGGCTGAGTGCGGCGACCATACCGGGCAGGTGTGCAGCTCCTCCCGCACCCGCGATAATCACCTTAAGGCCTCTGGTATGAGCTGCTTCAGCATAGGCAACCATCCGCTTGGGCGTGCGATGAGCTGAGACAATGGCAACCTCATGAGTAATACCAAAGTCTTCGCAAACGGCGATCGCGTCTATCATCGTCGGCAGATCCGAATCGCTGCCCATGATGATACCAACATCGACTGAGCCCTCATGTAAATCTGACTGCGTGTCTGGCTTAGCATTTGGCTGAGTGTCTGA
It includes:
- the purE gene encoding 5-(carboxyamino)imidazole ribonucleotide mutase is translated as MGSDSDLPTMIDAIAVCEDFGITHEVAIVSAHRTPKRMVAYAEAAHTRGLKVIIAGAGGAAHLPGMVAALSPLPVIGVPVKTSTLSGVDSLYSIVQMPRGIPVATVAIGNAKNAGLLAVQMLAAHDQTLQAKILDYRQQLALMVNDKQNHLSGLGARQYLKHMINT